The window AACTTGAAACAGAAACCAGGTTTTGCGAATTTATTAGATCTTGCTAGCTGGAGGCTGACGCCTTATCAAATACTTTCGCTGGGGTTTGCGGGCTTAATATTGGTAGGTGCAATATTGTTAATGACGCCGCTTGCATCTACTACAGGTCAGAGCCTGAGTTTTATTGATGCATTATTTACATCAACATCGGCTGTTTGTGTTACTGGATTGGCTGTTGTGGATACAGGAACTTATTTTTCGCTTTTTGGTCAGATTGTGTTGATTTCCCTGGTTCAAGTTGGCGGACTAGGTATAATGACAATGGCGACACTAATGGCCTTGATTATGCGCAAGAAAATCCAGTTGCGCGAACGTTTAATTATGCAGGAGGGGATGAATCAGTTAACTTTTGCAGGAATAGTCCGCTTAACTAAGTATGTTATCCAGGCCACTTTGGCAATAGAACTTATCGGTGGCACAGTATTAGCAGCACATTGGTATCCGGAATATGGTTTGAAGGGGATATACTTTGGTTATTGGCATGCAATTTCATCCTTTTGTAATGCAGGCTTTGATTTACTTGATGGATATCAGAGTTTAACACTCTACGTTGATGATATTACCGTTAATTTGACAATAGGTTTATTAATTATCCTTGGCGGTATTGGCTTTACAGTATTAGCGGATATTTGGGAAAATAGGAAATTTGACGCACTTTCATTGCATACAAAAGTTGTTTTAGTTACTTCTGCTCTCTTAATATTCATTGGCACTATCATGATTTTTATCTTAGAATACAGCAATTCGAGTACTCTTGGTGAGTTATCTCTGAAAGGTAAAATTATTGGTAGTTACTTCCAAGCAATTTCACCACGAAGTGCAGGCTATAATACAGTGAGTATTGCCGACTTACGGCCCGCCACTCTGCTTTTTATTATTATGTTAATGTTTATCGGTGCATCACCGGCATCAACTGGCGGTGGAGTTAAGATAACTACTTTTGCCGTACTTACTGCGGCCATATGGGCGCTGATTAGAGGGAAAAAGGATGCCGAGCTTTTTCAGCGTCGTATTCCGCAAGGGATCATTTACAAATCATTCGCCGTTGTTTTTATTGCCTCAGCATTGATTATTTTTGTTGCGATGATGTTGAGTATTAGCGAGAGCTTTCCGTTCTTAAATATTCTATTCGAAGTAGTGTCAGCTTTTGGCACGGTGGGTCTAAGTACGGGAATTACTTCATCTTTAACAGATACCGGGAAATTGTGGATATCACTCACAATGTTTGCCGGCAGAGTTGGACCAGTAACCCTTGCGTTGGCGTTGGCAATGAGAACGAAGAAATCGACTATTCAATATCCGGAAGGTAAAATTACTATTGGCTAGGGAGCGAAGAGTATGAAGAAAAAGCAGTTTGCAATTATTGGGTTAGGACGTTTTGGTACAAGCATGGCTAGTGCGCTGCATAAAATGGGCTATGACGTATTGGCTATTGATAAAGATGAACAGAAAGTTCAAGAAATTAGTGATGAAGTTACCCATGTGGTGCAAGCTGATACGACCGATGAGGATGCGCTGCTAGCATTAGGCATTCGTAATTTTGACGTTGTCGTTGTGGCAATTGGTGAGGACATTCAGTCTAATGTATTAACTACTCTGCAGCTTAAAGAGCTTGGTGTTCCATACATTGTTGCTAAAGCACGTAATCCACTGCATGGAAAAATGCTGGAGAAAATTGGCGCAGACCGGGTTGTTTATCCAGAACGGGATATGGCACAGCGCGTTGCTCATAATTTAATCTCAACAAATGTGTTAGATTACATTGAATTATCGCCTAAGTTTAGTATTGCAGAAATTAACGCACCACGCTTTCTGGTTGGTAAAAGTTTAGCTGAAGCTGATATTCGCGTTAAGTATGGCATCAATGTGGTTGCCATAAAACGCGAGGATGTATTGATTGTTCCGCCATTACCGAGTGAAAAAATTCGGGAAACTGATATTATCGTTGTAGTTGGCAGCAATGACGGAGTTCAACGGTTGGAGGAACTGGAGTGACAGAAGTCATAACTAGTCTGCAAAATGATACGATTAAATTAGCTTCTGCATTGAAACAAAAAAAACAACGTGATGCAACCGGGCTATTTATTGCCGAAGGTATCCGCCTTATTGAGGAAGTCTGTTCTGCTGATTGGCAAGTTGAAACTTGCTTTTATACTGAAGCCGTGGCCGGCAATAAGCGAGCTGAGAAGCTTCTAAATGTGCTGCAAGATAAATCTTGTAGGATGCTTAAAGTGTCTGATGCGGTTTATAACAAGATATCTGATACGGATCAGCCGCAGGGTATTATGGCCATTGTAAAGAAGTGCGATCATCTTTTAAGTACTATTTTAGCTGACGAAAAGCCATTTGTTGTTATCCTGGATACTGTTCAAGATCCAGGAAATCTTGGCACAGTCATTCGTACTGCTGATGCTGCTGGTGCTAGCGGTGTTGTCTTAACCAAGGGCTGTACTGACCTTTATTCCAGTAAAACTGTCCGTGCTACAATGGGATCACTGTTTCATCTGCCCATTGTTGATGGAGTAAGTTACGAAGAGTTAATTCATTCCTTGCAAGAGAAAAACATTCACATTGCCGCAACTTCATTGACATCTTCGAGTCTGTATTACGAAGCTAATTTTAATCAGCCTGCGGCGGTTATATTTGGTAATGAAGGTAATGGCGTTAGTGAAGAACTATTATGTAAAGCAAATAGCAGGATTTTTATACCGATCTTAGGACGAGCCGAATCGCTAAACGTTGCTGCATCTGCTGCGGTTATTCTTTATGAAGCAGTCCGGCAGCGTCGCTAGCTTTTCTTGTGCTTTCTACTTTAATATGTTATAATGACGCTAGCAATGACCCCTAAATTTCCAAGAATAAGTTGGGAGGATGTGGTCATATGGTGACCGCCGAATTCTTTTGGAGAGTATTTGAAGCCACTGGTTCGATTGCTGCGTATTTATTGTATAAAAGATTAATGTTACAATAGGTAAATTCGCGATGACGAAGAGAGTATGTTAGAGTCTGTTTTTTTACAGGGAGGAATCGCCGTAGATTGAGAGCGAGTCTGAAAACACCTAACAGAAGTTCACTTCTGAGTTTCTTGCTGAAGAGATTTCTTGTGTAGGCTGGACGTTATTCCGCGTTAAGGAAAGGTGAGTATCAATCAGGGTGGTACCGCGGAAGTTAACTTTCGCCCCTTTCAGGGGCGGGAGTTTTTTTATACCCAATTTTCACTATTAGGAGGTATGTATGGAACAGCAATTAAATGAACTTAGGCAGCAAGCTACCGTGGAGTTGGCTCAAGCTGCAAGCGCTGAAAAACTAAATGAATTAAGAGTTAAATATCTGGGTAAAAAGGGAAGCCTGACTGCTGTTTTACGGGGATTAGGAGCTTTAACTGCAGAAGAAAGACCGCGTATTGGTCAAATCGTTAACGAAATTCGTACTGAGTTAGACCAATTAATTGAATCAAAAAGCAATGCATTAAAGCAAGCTGAATTGTCATTACGCTTGGCATCAGAAAAAATTGATGTCACGCTGCCAGGTAGAAAAAGTAATCTCGGGCACAAGCACCCACTCACAAAAACACTTGATCGAATCAAGTCTATTTTTATGCAGTTGGGTTTTGAAATTGCTGATGGACCAGAAGTTGAGCAGGATTATTATAATTTTGAGGCACTCAATTTACCCAAGGATCATCCGGCACGAGATATGCAAGATTCTTTTTATATTACCGAAGAATTATTGCTGCGTACGCATACCTCGCCAGTTCAGGTACGGACTATGCAAAAAGCACAGCCTAATCAGCCGATAAGAATTATTGCACCAGGAAAAGTATATCGACGTGATTATGATGCAACTCATTCACCGATGTTTCATCAAGTCGAAGGTTTGGTCATTGATAAAGGGATTAGCTTTGCTGATCTAAAAGGAACGTTAGAATTATTTATTCATGAAATGTTTGGCAGTAATGTGGGGGTCCGGTTTAGATCAAGTTTTTTCCCGTTTACTGAGCCCAGTGCTGAAGTCGATATTTCCTGCGTGATCTGTAGCGGCAAAGGCTGCCGTGTTTGCAAAGGTACTGGCTGGCTTGAAATCTTAGGATCAGGCATGGTTCATCCGCGCGTTTTGGAAATGAGTAAATTTGATCCAACGCAAGTGAGCGGCTTTGCTTTTGGAATGGGTGTTGAACGGATTGCTATGCTTATTTATGGAATTGATGATTTAAGATTATTTTACGATAATGACTTGCGGTTCTTGCGGCAGTTTTAATAAGAGAAAACCAGAAGGGGGATGACCATGCGCGCATCGATAAAATGGCTGAAAGATTATGTGGACTTTAAAGAAAGTCCGGAAATACTGGCAGAAATGTTGACAATGGCTGGTGTTCCGGTCGAAGGGATAGAATATTTAGGACAAGGAATTGAAAATGTAGTTACTGGCAAGATTATTGAAATTGAAAAGCATCCTAATGCAGATCGGCTTTCGATATGCAAATTGGATATTGCAAAGGAAGTTCTGACCATTGTTACAGGAGCTACCAATGTTGAAGTTGGCCAGATTGTTCCTGTGGCTCTTGTGGGGGCAAAGCTGCCAAGTGGGCTAAAAATTGAGCAAAGCAAGCTGCGCGGGGTATTATCGAGTGGAATGCTTTGTTCGGCTACAGAATTAAATCTTGATTTTAAAATGCTGTCAGCTGAAGAAAAAGAAGGTATATTAATATTAGATAAAGAGACTGCTATTGGCATAGATATCAAACAAGTATTAGGGTTAGATGATGTCGTACTCGAGTTTGAGCTTACAGCGAATCGTGCAGATTGTTTTAGTGTGCTAGGATTAGCACGGGAAATATCAGTGTTGACTGGCAATCCTTTGAAGAAGCCGATGCTCAGTCTAAAAGAAGAAGACGAAGAGAAATCTTCTGGACTTATTCAAATTAAAATTGCAGATCCAGCATTATGTTCGCGGTTTACCGGAAGGGTATTAAAGAACATAAAAGTAGGACCTTCTCCACTGTGGTTAAAACAGCGCATTCAAGCTGCTGGAATGCGGTCAATCAATAATGTTGTTGATGTCACTAATTTTGTGATGCTGGAACTCGGGCAGCCAATGCATGCCTATGATTATAATTTGCTTGCACGCCATACCATTATTGTGCGCAAAGCACAGCGCGGTGAAAGGATTACTACGTTGGATGGCGTAAAACGCGAATTATCACCTGAAATGCTGGTAATCGCCGATGAGGTACAAGCGGTTGGTGTAGCTGGAGTAATGGGTGGACTTGCTACCGAAGTCACTGCCAATACTCAAAATGTACTGCTGGAAGCAGCTGCCTTTAATAATGTTAGCATTAGAAGAACAGCGCGGACACTTGGACTTCGCTCAGAAGCTTCCGGACGCTTTGAGCGCGGTGTTGATACAGCCAATATTACCAGGGCGCTTGATCGGGCAGCTATGTTATTAGAAGAAATGGGAGCCTGCAAGGTTTGCCCAGGCATTGTTGATATTTATCCCGGGTTTGATGTGCCTCGTCAAGTGAGCTTTATTCCGCAAGATATTAATAGACATCTTGGAACTAATGTGCCGACTGCTACTATGATTGCTATTTTGCGACGGTTAGAATTTGAAGTTGAGAAGTCTGATGACAAGATCATCGCAACTGTTCCAACCTGGCGCGGGGATGTCAGCTGTTCTGCAGATATTGCGGAAGAAGTGGCCCGCATCTACGGATTTAATAATATTCCTTCAACCACTCCAAGTGGCAATATGATGAGTGGCGGGCAAAGCTATGTACAAGCCATTGTAGATAAAATTAAAAATACTTTAGTCGGGGCTGGCCTTGATGAAGTGATTTCGTTTAGCTTTACTCATCCTGACACTTTAAACAAGTTGAATATTCCACAAGCAAGCAGTCTTCATACCGCAGTTCCGATTTTAAATCCAATTACCGATGACTTTCCTTTGTTACGTACAACGCTAATTGGCGGTGTCTTAGAAACCGTTTCCCGGAATATAGCCAGAAAAAATGATGATATTAGTATTTTTGAGGTAGGTGCAGTCTATTTACCTGAGGCACTGCCACTCGTATCACTGCCAGCAGAACCGTTTATGTTATGTGGAGCCCTAGTGGGTAAGAGAAATGAACTAGCCTGGAATCAAGGGCGTGAAACAGTTGATTTTTATGATGCCAAAGGAATTGTCGAGCTGTTATTAGATGGAATCGGAATCCAAGATTATCAGGTTGCCGCTGGTGAACATTATGCCTTACATCCTGGAAAGAACGCATCATTTAGCGTAAATGGTGAAATACTAGGCAGCGTAGGCGAAATCCATCCAGTAGTGTCAGATGCTTTTGATCTAAATCGTAAAGTATATATTTTTGAACTTAATGTTGAAGCTTTAGCTAAGCATGCTGTGCTGATTGGCAAGTATAAGGCACTGCCTAAATATCCTGCTATTGCACGTGATTTGGCGATTGTATTGCCTGAAGATATTACTTCTCAGCAAGTAGATGCTGCAATTAAAGAGAGTGCAGGAGAGCTGTTGACTGAAGTTCGATTGTTTGATGTTTATACTGGTGAGCAGGTTCCAAAAGGATTTAAAAGTTTAGCTTTTTCCCTTACTTTCCAGTCGTCTGACAGGACGTTAACAGATAGCGAAATCGATGGACATTATAAAAACACTGTTGTACTTCTGGAAGAAACATTGCAGGCTAAATTACGGAGTTAAGTAAAATTTGTCCGCATATATAGCACAAAAGGGCTTTACCTCAGTTGTTTTTTATGTTACTATGCTATCTGGGATAGACATTTTAGGATAAAATACTTAGCTGTAGTACATGAAGAATTAAGATCTGACATGACTCAGATCTTTTTCTTTGTATTATCACATCAGAAATAATTACTTCTTTCTGAATATAAGTAATTTGGCTGAGCTTTATTTCCGGGTTTGCACTCTTGATGAAGCCAGTCGTTCCTGTGTCTATTATGAAATGCATTTGTAATATCAAGTGAGGTGGAAAAATGACGGGTATTTTTCGAACGAAAAGTATTAATCAAATTAAAGAAGGCGCAGAAGCTAAAGGTTTAAAAAAGACTCTTGGTGCAACCGACTTAGTATTGCTAGGCATTGGCTGTATCATCGGCACAGGAATTTTTGTACTTACAGGTGTTGCTGCCGCTAAATATGCGGGCCCTGGTATCATGCTATCATTTGTTTTATCTGGATTAGCCTGTGCTTTTGCAGCTTTAGCTTATGCTGAGCTTGCGGCAATGGTCCCGGTAGCTGGAAGCGCATATACGTATACGTATGCTGCTCTAGGTGAGATTATTGCCTGGATTGTCGGCTGGAATCTTATTCTAGAGTATTCGGTAGGATCCAGTGCTGTAGCAGCAGGATGGTCTGGCTATGTCGTAGGACTGTTAAAATCTGCTGGTGTTGCACTACCAAAGGCATATACAGCTGTTCCTGCCGATGGCGGAATTGTAAATTTACCAGCAGTGCTGATTGCGTTATTTTTAAGTATGCTGTTGGTACGTGGAACGAAAGAAAGTGTGACTCTCAATAAGATTTTGGTTGTTGTTAAGCTAATAGCGGTATTTATTTTCTTAGCATTAGCCGGTCCTAAAGTAAATCCGGCAAACTGGACACCGCTTATGCCGTATGGTTTTAGTGGTGTAGCTGCTGGAGCAGCAATTATTTTCTTTGCCTATATCGGCTTTGATGCAGTTGCGACCGCAGCTGAAGAATGCCGCAATCCTAATCGGGATTTACCGATTGGCATCGTTGGCTCTCTCATTGTCTGTACGATTCTTTATATTGTGGTTGCTGGCGTTTTGACTGGGGTTGTTCCTTATACTGAGCTTAATAATGCTGAACCTGTCGCTTATGCATTGCGGGCAATCGGGTACAATATTGGCTCGGCGTTAGTGGGCACTGGTGCGATCGCTGGTATCACAACTGTTCTCCTTGTTTTAATGTATGGTCAAACCAGAGTGTTTTTTGCTATGTCGCGCGATGGACTGATTCCGGCGAGTATTTGCAAAGTCCATCCGAAGTATGGTACGCCTCATGTCATTACCATTGTAGCCGGTATCGCAGTAGCTTTGATCGCTGGCTTTACACCGATTGGTATTATTGCCGAATTGACTAATATCGGAACATTATTTGCATTTGTTGTTTCGGCAATAGGCGTATGGGTGCTGCGGATTACCAGACCAGATTTAGAGCGCCCTTTTAAATGTCCGGCTGTATCTGTTATAGCACCGCTGGCCATTCTTTCATGTGGATATCTAATGTACAACTTACCGCACGAAACTTGGATACGTTTTTTTGTTTGGAGCGCTATCGGATTTGTTGTTTATTTTTTATATAGTTATCGCAACAGTGCTCTCAATAAGAGTAAGCCGGTTATTGAATAACTGATTTTAAGCGGATTATGTTCTCGGACATAATCCGCTTTGCTTATAGATTGTTCATTTAGTAGAATACTATATAAAAAGAATTGCATGCATTAAAGACAGAGTAAAGTCAAGTCTTTTGGATATTCAGCAGGATTTCTGACAAGAAAAATAGAAATAAACGCAAAATACCCATTTTGATATAAGTTAAACGAATAGGTGAAGTTATGGAAAGTAAAAACAGGGTTACGGTTGAAATATTCGGTGAGGTATATGCGCTTAAAGGTGATATTGAGCCTGAAAGAGTGATGAAGCTGGCTGCAATGGTGGATAAGCGCATGAGAACTATTGCTAAGACGAATTCACAGTTGTCTTCCTTGAAAATATCTGTATTGGCGGCACTAAATTTAGCCGATGAGTACCTTCAGCTAGAACGGGATTATAACCAATTGGTCGAAATGCTAAAGGAAAAGTAGTCCAGTATAAACTCGTTTTGTTTGTTTCATAATAACAAACAAAAGGAGTGATATTGTGTTCGAAGCTACAGAGCTTGGCAGAGTATTTATACACATCATTATCTTGTGTGCTATAGCGCTTATTACTGTTCGGTTAATGGGAAATCGAACAGTGGGCCAATTATCACCATTTGATTTTGTGATTATGGTTGGAATTGGCGATATTATTGTTTCAGCATCCATGGATAGAGCACAGAATATCCTCGTTGGTATAGAAGGATTACTGGCTTTGCTGGTTTTACAGCAGATTCTTTCCTATCTATCCCTTAAAAGTAATACTTTACGTAAATGGTTTGAGGGAACACCAGTAACGTTAATTAAAGACGGAAAGATACTGAAAGAAAATTTCTCCAAAACTTATTTTAACTATGATGATTTTCGCCAGGAACTGCATCGGCAGGGAATGGATATGACGGATATAAAAGATATCAAGATGGCTCGCCTAGAGAGTTGTGGCGTTTTTTCGGTAATCAAAATTGAAGATAAGGAACCACTTACAAAACGAGATTTCGAAGAGTTTTTTAAAAGTATTCAGGATAATCCCCTCAGTCCTCTTGGTGAGAAATGGAGTAAGATAGAACAAATGAGTGAAGAACTGCAGCAGATTAAGATAATGATCCAAAACCAGCAATCAAGTGTTGAGCAAGGTGAAGAGCTTAATTTATTAAATAAGAATGACTTACATTAGAAAGAGGAAAAGGTGAACTCTTTCTTTTTTATACGGCAGAAATTATGCTGCCATAGATGGGTAATCAATGTGTGCTTATCAAAAAGATGCTCGGCGCAAGCCGAGTTTTCTGAGCTTATCTAGTTTTTAGTTTAATGCGAAAGGGTTGAACCAGTTGATCGAGTTATTAGCGCCTGTGGGCAGTAAAGAAGCTTTGATTGCTGCCGTTGAAAGCGGAGCAGATGCGGTCTATTTGGCCGGCAAATTATTTGGAGCAAGAGCTTATGCAGCTAATTTTGAGCATGAACAGCTGGCTGAGGCAATTAAATATGCGCATTTGCGTGGAGTGTATGTGTATGTAGCTGTCAATACGCTAGTAGATAATAGCGAGATGCGTGAACTTGTAGATTACTTGCGCTACCTTTATCAAGTCGGAGCAGATGCTATCATTGTGCAGGATCTTGGTGTAGCCGATCTTGCTCGTAAAGTAGTACCTAATTTGCCTATTCATGCAAGTACCCAAATGACGGTACATAACCATGAAGGTGTTCAGTTTCTCAATGAGATTGGATTTAATAGGATTGTATTAGCACGGGAAGTATCCTTAGCTGATATTGATTATATCTGCAGTAATACGCAAGCTGAAATTGAAGCGTTTGTTCATGGAGCTTTGTGTATCTCTTATTCAGGACAATGTCTAATGAGTGGGATGATTGGGGGGCGGAGCGGAAATCGAGGCCGATGCGCTCAGCCATGTCGTTTGCCTTATACACTAGTTGACGAACATGGCAAAGATGTTCTGGAGCAAGCTGATACGGGTGAATATTTATTAAGTCCCAAAGATTTAAATACTATTGATCTTATCCCTGACTTCATTGAAGCTGGTGTTAAATCGTTTAAAATTGAGGGGCGTATGAAGCGGCCTGAATATGTTGCTATTGTTGTCGATACTTATCGCCGCGCAATTGATTCTTACTTACTCAATCATGCTATGGATATTGAGGAGCAGGAAAAAAAAGATTTGGCGCAGATTTTTAATCGGGATTTCACAACAGCTTATTTAACTGGTAAACTGGGGCGCACTATGATGAGTGATCGCCGGCCCAACAATCGAGGGGTTCGCATCGGTCGGGTTGTACAATATTATGCAGATAGTAAATTAGTTACCATAAAATTAGATGAGCCTTTGCATTTAGACGATATTGTTGAATTTTGGGTAAAGGTTGGCGGCAGAGTAAGTGCTACGATCACTACAATGCAGGTCAATGGTAAAGAAGTCAGTACTGCGTTAGCTGGGGAAGAAGTTACCATAGCTGTTCAAAATCCGGTCAGGCTGAGCGACCGTGTTTTTAAGGTTTATGATGCAAGACTCATGGAACGGGCGAGAGGTTTTTTTGCCGGTTCGTCAGCCATTCGCCGTATTCGTGTGAATGTTAAAGTCACAGCAGCACTCAATGCTCCGCTAACCATCGAAATGAGTGATGAGGATGGCTATTTAGGCCAGGCTGCAACGAACTTTATTGCTGAAAAAGCCTTGAAACGTCCACTTAATCACGAGACAATTGCTAAGCAGGTCGAACGGTTAGGGACAACTATCTTTGAATTGGGTAATTTA is drawn from Sporomusaceae bacterium FL31 and contains these coding sequences:
- a CDS encoding K+ transporter Trk → MKQKPGFANLLDLASWRLTPYQILSLGFAGLILVGAILLMTPLASTTGQSLSFIDALFTSTSAVCVTGLAVVDTGTYFSLFGQIVLISLVQVGGLGIMTMATLMALIMRKKIQLRERLIMQEGMNQLTFAGIVRLTKYVIQATLAIELIGGTVLAAHWYPEYGLKGIYFGYWHAISSFCNAGFDLLDGYQSLTLYVDDITVNLTIGLLIILGGIGFTVLADIWENRKFDALSLHTKVVLVTSALLIFIGTIMIFILEYSNSSTLGELSLKGKIIGSYFQAISPRSAGYNTVSIADLRPATLLFIIMLMFIGASPASTGGGVKITTFAVLTAAIWALIRGKKDAELFQRRIPQGIIYKSFAVVFIASALIIFVAMMLSISESFPFLNILFEVVSAFGTVGLSTGITSSLTDTGKLWISLTMFAGRVGPVTLALALAMRTKKSTIQYPEGKITIG
- a CDS encoding potassium transporter Trk codes for the protein MKKKQFAIIGLGRFGTSMASALHKMGYDVLAIDKDEQKVQEISDEVTHVVQADTTDEDALLALGIRNFDVVVVAIGEDIQSNVLTTLQLKELGVPYIVAKARNPLHGKMLEKIGADRVVYPERDMAQRVAHNLISTNVLDYIELSPKFSIAEINAPRFLVGKSLAEADIRVKYGINVVAIKREDVLIVPPLPSEKIRETDIIVVVGSNDGVQRLEELE
- a CDS encoding RNA methyltransferase — protein: MTEVITSLQNDTIKLASALKQKKQRDATGLFIAEGIRLIEEVCSADWQVETCFYTEAVAGNKRAEKLLNVLQDKSCRMLKVSDAVYNKISDTDQPQGIMAIVKKCDHLLSTILADEKPFVVILDTVQDPGNLGTVIRTADAAGASGVVLTKGCTDLYSSKTVRATMGSLFHLPIVDGVSYEELIHSLQEKNIHIAATSLTSSSLYYEANFNQPAAVIFGNEGNGVSEELLCKANSRIFIPILGRAESLNVAASAAVILYEAVRQRR
- the pheS gene encoding phenylalanine--tRNA ligase alpha subunit, whose amino-acid sequence is MEQQLNELRQQATVELAQAASAEKLNELRVKYLGKKGSLTAVLRGLGALTAEERPRIGQIVNEIRTELDQLIESKSNALKQAELSLRLASEKIDVTLPGRKSNLGHKHPLTKTLDRIKSIFMQLGFEIADGPEVEQDYYNFEALNLPKDHPARDMQDSFYITEELLLRTHTSPVQVRTMQKAQPNQPIRIIAPGKVYRRDYDATHSPMFHQVEGLVIDKGISFADLKGTLELFIHEMFGSNVGVRFRSSFFPFTEPSAEVDISCVICSGKGCRVCKGTGWLEILGSGMVHPRVLEMSKFDPTQVSGFAFGMGVERIAMLIYGIDDLRLFYDNDLRFLRQF
- the pheT gene encoding phenylalanine--tRNA ligase beta subunit, giving the protein MRASIKWLKDYVDFKESPEILAEMLTMAGVPVEGIEYLGQGIENVVTGKIIEIEKHPNADRLSICKLDIAKEVLTIVTGATNVEVGQIVPVALVGAKLPSGLKIEQSKLRGVLSSGMLCSATELNLDFKMLSAEEKEGILILDKETAIGIDIKQVLGLDDVVLEFELTANRADCFSVLGLAREISVLTGNPLKKPMLSLKEEDEEKSSGLIQIKIADPALCSRFTGRVLKNIKVGPSPLWLKQRIQAAGMRSINNVVDVTNFVMLELGQPMHAYDYNLLARHTIIVRKAQRGERITTLDGVKRELSPEMLVIADEVQAVGVAGVMGGLATEVTANTQNVLLEAAAFNNVSIRRTARTLGLRSEASGRFERGVDTANITRALDRAAMLLEEMGACKVCPGIVDIYPGFDVPRQVSFIPQDINRHLGTNVPTATMIAILRRLEFEVEKSDDKIIATVPTWRGDVSCSADIAEEVARIYGFNNIPSTTPSGNMMSGGQSYVQAIVDKIKNTLVGAGLDEVISFSFTHPDTLNKLNIPQASSLHTAVPILNPITDDFPLLRTTLIGGVLETVSRNIARKNDDISIFEVGAVYLPEALPLVSLPAEPFMLCGALVGKRNELAWNQGRETVDFYDAKGIVELLLDGIGIQDYQVAAGEHYALHPGKNASFSVNGEILGSVGEIHPVVSDAFDLNRKVYIFELNVEALAKHAVLIGKYKALPKYPAIARDLAIVLPEDITSQQVDAAIKESAGELLTEVRLFDVYTGEQVPKGFKSLAFSLTFQSSDRTLTDSEIDGHYKNTVVLLEETLQAKLRS
- a CDS encoding amino acid permease, giving the protein MTGIFRTKSINQIKEGAEAKGLKKTLGATDLVLLGIGCIIGTGIFVLTGVAAAKYAGPGIMLSFVLSGLACAFAALAYAELAAMVPVAGSAYTYTYAALGEIIAWIVGWNLILEYSVGSSAVAAGWSGYVVGLLKSAGVALPKAYTAVPADGGIVNLPAVLIALFLSMLLVRGTKESVTLNKILVVVKLIAVFIFLALAGPKVNPANWTPLMPYGFSGVAAGAAIIFFAYIGFDAVATAAEECRNPNRDLPIGIVGSLIVCTILYIVVAGVLTGVVPYTELNNAEPVAYALRAIGYNIGSALVGTGAIAGITTVLLVLMYGQTRVFFAMSRDGLIPASICKVHPKYGTPHVITIVAGIAVALIAGFTPIGIIAELTNIGTLFAFVVSAIGVWVLRITRPDLERPFKCPAVSVIAPLAILSCGYLMYNLPHETWIRFFVWSAIGFVVYFLYSYRNSALNKSKPVIE
- a CDS encoding cell division protein ZapA; the encoded protein is MESKNRVTVEIFGEVYALKGDIEPERVMKLAAMVDKRMRTIAKTNSQLSSLKISVLAALNLADEYLQLERDYNQLVEMLKEK
- a CDS encoding peptidase U32; its protein translation is MIELLAPVGSKEALIAAVESGADAVYLAGKLFGARAYAANFEHEQLAEAIKYAHLRGVYVYVAVNTLVDNSEMRELVDYLRYLYQVGADAIIVQDLGVADLARKVVPNLPIHASTQMTVHNHEGVQFLNEIGFNRIVLAREVSLADIDYICSNTQAEIEAFVHGALCISYSGQCLMSGMIGGRSGNRGRCAQPCRLPYTLVDEHGKDVLEQADTGEYLLSPKDLNTIDLIPDFIEAGVKSFKIEGRMKRPEYVAIVVDTYRRAIDSYLLNHAMDIEEQEKKDLAQIFNRDFTTAYLTGKLGRTMMSDRRPNNRGVRIGRVVQYYADSKLVTIKLDEPLHLDDIVEFWVKVGGRVSATITTMQVNGKEVSTALAGEEVTIAVQNPVRLSDRVFKVYDARLMERARGFFAGSSAIRRIRVNVKVTAALNAPLTIEMSDEDGYLGQAATNFIAEKALKRPLNHETIAKQVERLGTTIFELGNLECLIEGEVMVPISEINDARRRAVESLENGRLARFDRPVLADVKSEQEITKLIFAKNRFSSSAKARKTSELAVSVDSIAKVEAALGNGADLIVFGGETFNHKTITAEDYRQAVTLARQSGKRIILSTPRLVKEWQIQGVKNELSLFAELKPDAISVGNVGTWSLARSMTDVPLHGDYPLNIYNNATINFLAEQGIQSITLSPELNFAQIEEIAGMSSIQIECIAHGYLTLMVSEHCSIGSYLGGLHTGKCSNACTRGRFWLKDRKDEQFPVVTDQFCRMHVLNAKELSLLPHVPRFSRIGVDRIRIEGKYSAALELGKMTKLYREIIDKGEKHPLLAQDRINTIEHQDITRGHYFRGVL